Proteins encoded by one window of Synechococcus sp. MVIR-18-1:
- the chrA gene encoding chromate efflux transporter — MSSLLEVFLQFFVLGCTSFGGPVAHLGYFHERFVLREHWLKADAYSDLVALCQLLPGPSSSQVGMGIGLIRAGWLGGLAAWVGFTLPSAVLMVVAAALLSSQPSWFTDGWVHGLLVAAVAVVAQAVVSLQQKLAPDRERATLMALSAVLVLMIPHAWAQLLTLAVGGLVGLVVLAPPENASLQSNRLVVPLSRWLALVMLGFLWVLLLALPWLSAADRPIVVQQLSGFLRTGALVFGGGHVVLPLLEQTLVPHGWIGIDQFLAGYGFAQALPGPMFSFAAFLGFDLQAGLHGLGGALLAITALFLPSFLLIGGILPFWSDLGRLGMMRRALVGINAAVVGILLAAFFQPVWQSAIRGSAEFSLAITAFLMLICWKQPAWRVVLFCALVGDLIFS; from the coding sequence ATGTCTTCCTTGCTGGAGGTATTCCTTCAGTTTTTTGTATTGGGTTGCACGTCCTTTGGAGGCCCTGTGGCCCACCTTGGCTATTTTCATGAGCGCTTTGTGCTGCGCGAGCATTGGCTCAAGGCTGATGCTTACAGCGATCTTGTCGCGCTATGTCAATTGCTGCCAGGACCATCGAGTTCCCAGGTAGGGATGGGCATTGGCTTGATCAGGGCTGGATGGTTGGGAGGGTTAGCAGCCTGGGTTGGTTTCACTCTGCCGTCGGCAGTGTTGATGGTGGTAGCCGCAGCCTTGCTCTCGTCTCAACCGAGCTGGTTCACCGACGGCTGGGTGCATGGCCTGCTGGTGGCTGCAGTGGCTGTTGTGGCCCAGGCAGTTGTTTCGCTCCAGCAGAAACTTGCCCCAGATCGAGAGCGGGCCACCTTGATGGCTTTATCTGCCGTTCTGGTTCTGATGATTCCGCATGCTTGGGCGCAGCTACTGACCTTGGCTGTTGGCGGACTGGTGGGACTTGTGGTCCTAGCTCCTCCAGAGAACGCGTCCTTGCAGTCGAACCGACTTGTGGTTCCACTCAGTCGGTGGCTTGCTCTGGTGATGTTGGGATTTCTGTGGGTATTGTTGCTGGCTCTGCCTTGGCTTTCGGCGGCGGATAGACCAATCGTTGTTCAACAGCTCAGTGGATTTTTACGGACCGGTGCGCTGGTTTTCGGGGGTGGGCACGTGGTGCTGCCCCTTTTGGAGCAAACCCTTGTTCCCCACGGTTGGATCGGGATTGATCAATTTTTGGCGGGTTACGGATTTGCCCAAGCCCTACCGGGGCCGATGTTCAGCTTTGCGGCATTCCTTGGTTTTGACCTACAGGCGGGGCTTCATGGCCTCGGTGGCGCTTTGCTGGCCATAACGGCGCTCTTCCTTCCTTCTTTTTTGCTCATTGGTGGCATCTTGCCGTTCTGGAGTGACCTTGGCCGTCTGGGCATGATGCGTCGAGCTCTTGTTGGCATCAATGCAGCTGTTGTTGGCATCCTGCTGGCCGCATTCTTTCAACCTGTTTGGCAATCAGCAATTCGCGGTAGTGCGGAGTTCAGCCTTGCAATCACGGCCTTTCTGATGTTGATCTGCTGGAAGCAACCGGCATGGAGAGTTGTTCTGTTTTGTGCCTTGGTGGGGGACTTAATTTTCTCCTGA